The following are encoded together in the Acidicapsa ligni genome:
- a CDS encoding VOC family protein, with product MTKERRPDTMVWFELPVSDLNRATNFYEAAFATKLRTDDRFPGLAIFPRSEETATTGALISGRNPSAANAGDDSVGAIVYLNCDGQLDAVLRRAQQAGAELLQEVAQLPGGMGWIAQFRDLDGNRIGLHANF from the coding sequence ATGACAAAGGAACGCCGTCCCGACACCATGGTTTGGTTTGAACTGCCAGTGAGCGACCTGAATCGCGCGACTAATTTTTACGAGGCCGCCTTCGCTACCAAACTCCGCACCGACGACCGTTTCCCCGGACTCGCCATCTTCCCGCGATCAGAAGAAACGGCAACCACCGGCGCTCTCATCAGCGGCAGAAATCCATCCGCAGCCAATGCTGGAGATGACTCTGTCGGCGCCATCGTCTATCTGAACTGCGACGGTCAACTGGATGCCGTTCTCCGGCGCGCCCAACAGGCTGGAGCTGAGCTTCTGCAGGAAGTAGCGCAACTACCCGGCGGCATGGGCTGGATTGCCCAGTTCCGCGATCTGGACGGCAATCGCATCGGCCTCCACGCAAACTTTTAA
- a CDS encoding quinone oxidoreductase family protein has translation MKAIQITETGGPEVLKIADVPTPTPGPGQVLIKIAATGINFIEIYFREGRYEAALPFIPGTEASGTVEKLGEGVSGFSVGDPVASTVVRGSYAEYALVAAEKLVHVPAGLDLKLAAAVMLQGMTAHYLTHSTFELKAGDTALVHAAAGGVGLLLTQMAHAIGARVIATVSTDAKAELARGAGADEVILYTEMDFEKETKRLTNNRGVDVVYDSVGKTTFDGSLSSLRPRGMMALYGGSSGAVPLFDLITLNKKGSLFITRPTLNDYIATRDELEWRAGDVLKGVAEGKLKIRAEHTYALKDAAQAHIDITSRNTTGKLLLIP, from the coding sequence ATGAAAGCTATTCAAATTACTGAAACCGGTGGTCCTGAGGTTCTAAAGATCGCCGATGTACCTACGCCTACGCCCGGTCCTGGGCAGGTCCTGATCAAGATTGCGGCGACAGGCATCAACTTCATTGAGATTTATTTTCGCGAGGGGCGCTACGAAGCTGCGCTGCCGTTTATTCCAGGGACGGAGGCTTCGGGCACAGTAGAGAAGCTGGGCGAGGGCGTGAGCGGCTTCTCCGTGGGCGATCCCGTGGCATCCACGGTTGTTCGGGGAAGTTACGCGGAGTATGCGTTAGTGGCTGCTGAGAAGCTTGTTCATGTGCCAGCAGGACTGGACCTCAAGCTTGCGGCGGCCGTTATGCTCCAGGGCATGACTGCGCACTATCTTACGCATTCCACGTTTGAGCTTAAGGCTGGAGACACTGCTTTGGTTCATGCGGCAGCCGGTGGCGTCGGGTTGTTGCTGACACAGATGGCTCATGCGATTGGAGCGCGGGTGATTGCGACTGTTTCGACCGATGCGAAGGCAGAGCTGGCGCGCGGGGCTGGAGCAGATGAAGTTATTTTGTATACCGAGATGGATTTTGAAAAGGAAACGAAGCGGCTTACGAATAATCGCGGCGTGGATGTTGTGTATGACTCGGTCGGCAAGACGACGTTCGATGGATCGCTCAGCAGCCTGCGGCCGCGTGGCATGATGGCGCTCTATGGCGGGTCGAGTGGTGCTGTGCCGCTGTTCGATCTGATCACGCTGAATAAGAAGGGATCGCTTTTCATTACACGGCCTACGCTGAACGACTACATCGCTACGAGGGATGAGTTGGAGTGGCGTGCCGGAGATGTATTGAAAGGTGTTGCTGAAGGGAAGCTCAAGATTCGCGCGGAGCATACCTATGCGCTTAAGGATGCTGCACAGGCGCATATCGATATTACTTCGCGGAATACTACAGGAAAGTTGTTGTTGATTCCGTAG
- a CDS encoding threonine aldolase family protein — protein sequence MPSIASSPDHTVIDLRSDTLTKPTTEMRAAMASAEVGDDVYGEDPTVNLLEARAAEVFGREAGLFVPTGTMGNQVAIRLHTRPGQEILCESRAHILDWEMGMAAAFSGAQIRTVVAPRGILSWELLAPFVYTRSTFRSATALIEIENTHNMAGGVCTPLPELEEIWHEAKKRNLPVHLDGARVFNAATALNVDVKTLTRGFDTVMFCLSKGLCAPVGSMLVGSRDAIDEARVYRKALGGGMRQAGILAAAGLIALNKMPARLHEDHANARMLASAIAQLPEVEIDLESVQTNIVIFELKTRKPVEVIASLKAKGVLISQVGPRAVRLVTHHDVDHVACEQAARVLVETL from the coding sequence GTGCCTTCAATCGCATCTTCGCCTGACCATACAGTAATCGATCTGCGCAGCGATACACTTACCAAGCCCACCACAGAGATGCGTGCCGCCATGGCCTCCGCTGAAGTCGGAGATGATGTGTATGGCGAGGACCCTACCGTCAATCTCCTCGAAGCGCGTGCCGCCGAAGTGTTTGGTCGTGAGGCCGGACTGTTTGTGCCTACAGGTACGATGGGAAATCAGGTTGCGATTCGTCTGCATACGCGGCCAGGGCAGGAGATTCTGTGTGAGTCGCGTGCCCACATTCTCGATTGGGAAATGGGCATGGCTGCTGCGTTTTCCGGCGCTCAGATTCGTACGGTTGTTGCTCCACGTGGCATTCTCAGTTGGGAGTTGCTTGCGCCTTTCGTCTATACACGAAGCACCTTTCGCTCAGCTACCGCGCTGATTGAGATAGAGAACACACACAACATGGCAGGCGGCGTATGCACGCCTCTGCCTGAGCTTGAAGAGATATGGCATGAAGCGAAGAAGCGCAATCTGCCTGTGCATCTGGATGGCGCGCGTGTCTTCAATGCCGCGACTGCGCTCAATGTAGACGTCAAGACACTTACACGCGGTTTCGATACAGTGATGTTCTGTCTGTCGAAGGGGCTCTGCGCTCCGGTGGGATCTATGCTGGTTGGCAGCAGGGATGCGATCGACGAAGCGCGTGTCTATCGCAAGGCTCTCGGCGGAGGCATGCGTCAGGCAGGAATTCTTGCTGCGGCGGGACTGATCGCATTGAACAAGATGCCTGCACGATTGCATGAAGATCATGCCAATGCGCGTATGCTTGCAAGCGCGATTGCTCAACTGCCTGAGGTTGAGATCGATCTCGAATCCGTGCAGACGAACATCGTTATCTTTGAACTTAAAACGCGCAAGCCAGTCGAAGTGATTGCAAGCCTCAAGGCAAAGGGAGTGCTCATCAGCCAAGTGGGGCCACGTGCGGTTCGTCTCGTGACACATCATGATGTAGATCATGTTGCATGTGAGCAGGCAGCAAGAGTCCTGGTGGAAACTCTCTAA
- a CDS encoding helix-turn-helix transcriptional regulator — protein sequence MRRADRLFRIVQFLRAGRLQTARSLAQKLQVSDRTIYRDVQDLQLSGVPILGEAGVGYTLRRDYDLPPLMFDGREITALVLGSRMVMAWGDAELASAANDALRKIEAVLTPALRDRIDAVRLYAPAFTSRDPNQAANQLSTRDVLEQLRGAIEQHQIVAAIYGNAEEKVTERRLRPMALLFWGNVWTLVAWCELRSDFRSFRADRFRSLQVLPETFTPEHGQSYEDFLARMKRDMSQNPSI from the coding sequence ATGCGCCGAGCCGACCGACTCTTTCGAATCGTCCAATTTCTGCGTGCGGGGCGGCTGCAAACCGCGCGCAGCCTCGCGCAAAAACTACAAGTCTCCGACCGCACCATTTATCGCGATGTGCAGGACCTGCAACTCTCCGGCGTGCCGATCCTTGGCGAGGCCGGCGTCGGCTATACCCTGCGGCGCGATTACGACTTACCTCCACTTATGTTCGATGGCAGAGAAATCACGGCGCTCGTACTCGGCAGCCGCATGGTCATGGCCTGGGGCGATGCGGAGCTGGCCTCCGCGGCCAACGACGCGTTACGCAAGATTGAGGCCGTGCTTACGCCTGCGCTTCGCGACAGAATCGATGCAGTGCGGCTCTATGCGCCTGCATTCACGTCCAGAGATCCCAACCAGGCCGCGAATCAGCTCTCCACTCGCGACGTACTGGAACAATTACGCGGCGCAATCGAACAACACCAGATCGTCGCTGCAATCTATGGCAATGCCGAAGAGAAAGTCACCGAACGTCGTCTGCGCCCCATGGCGCTTCTCTTCTGGGGCAACGTGTGGACGCTCGTTGCATGGTGCGAACTTCGTTCCGATTTTCGCAGCTTCCGCGCCGACCGCTTTCGATCTCTGCAGGTGCTTCCAGAAACCTTCACCCCGGAACATGGCCAGAGCTACGAAGATTTCCTCGCACGCATGAAACGTGACATGAGCCAGAATCCATCCATATAG
- the hemW gene encoding radical SAM family heme chaperone HemW, translated as MAEFSENALGLYFSIPFCRAKCTYCNFASGVYPASEHTRYVARLIEDLVAAPEWAKSMQAELPRTVDTIYFGGGTPVLLAPELFTRIFAAIRDRFDVTPDAEITIECAPGQLPDATLEAMTSAGVNRVSLGVQSFNDREAQLSGRLHTRDDVFKDLTRLRAAGITNLNLDLLAGLAEQTLVSWRESLQVLLEAATPHASVYMLEIDEESRLGRELISGGARYSAGLVPSDDTIATMYEEALTTFAKAGLQQYEISNFSTPDKESIHNLRYWQRRPYLGLGLDASSMLCSDDGNVLRGTTTDDLSEYLNSSASDTAHETSWLGPHQQLEEAWFLGLRRNAGVNLAALHKEFGVEAVEPAIDVARRLAEDGLLTIENKTVRLTDRGRLISNDVFAEFLGLSVALNS; from the coding sequence ATGGCGGAATTCTCCGAAAACGCGCTCGGCCTCTACTTCTCTATCCCCTTCTGTCGCGCCAAATGTACCTACTGCAACTTCGCTTCCGGCGTGTACCCCGCCAGCGAACACACTCGCTACGTCGCCCGCCTGATCGAAGACCTAGTCGCTGCCCCGGAATGGGCAAAATCCATGCAGGCTGAACTGCCGCGTACCGTCGACACGATTTACTTCGGCGGTGGAACACCCGTTCTTTTAGCCCCGGAATTGTTCACCCGGATCTTCGCCGCCATCCGCGACCGTTTTGATGTAACCCCCGACGCAGAAATCACCATCGAATGCGCCCCTGGCCAACTCCCCGACGCCACTCTTGAAGCCATGACGTCTGCCGGAGTGAATCGCGTTTCGCTGGGCGTGCAATCGTTCAACGATCGCGAAGCGCAACTCAGCGGCCGCCTTCACACCCGCGACGATGTGTTCAAAGATCTGACCCGCCTGCGCGCTGCTGGGATTACGAATCTCAACCTCGATCTGCTCGCAGGTCTCGCCGAACAGACCCTCGTTTCGTGGCGCGAATCGCTGCAGGTTCTGCTCGAAGCGGCGACTCCACACGCCAGCGTCTACATGCTTGAGATTGATGAAGAGTCACGGCTTGGCCGCGAACTCATCTCGGGCGGAGCACGCTACAGCGCTGGATTGGTCCCCAGTGATGACACCATCGCGACGATGTATGAAGAGGCTTTGACCACCTTCGCCAAAGCCGGATTGCAACAGTACGAAATCTCTAACTTTTCCACGCCAGACAAAGAGTCGATTCATAATCTACGCTACTGGCAACGCCGGCCATACCTGGGACTAGGGCTCGATGCCTCGTCCATGTTGTGCTCCGATGATGGGAATGTTCTACGTGGAACAACTACGGATGACCTCTCTGAATATCTCAATTCAAGCGCCAGCGATACGGCACATGAAACATCCTGGCTAGGTCCGCATCAGCAATTGGAAGAGGCATGGTTTCTCGGCCTGCGACGAAACGCTGGAGTGAATTTAGCCGCGCTGCACAAGGAGTTTGGCGTGGAAGCGGTAGAGCCAGCGATAGATGTTGCCCGCCGTCTGGCTGAAGATGGTTTGCTTACCATAGAGAACAAAACAGTGCGCCTGACGGATCGCGGTCGCCTGATTTCAAATGACGTTTTCGCAGAGTTTCTTGGTCTGAGCGTTGCTCTGAATTCATAA
- a CDS encoding methyltransferase family protein, with the protein MSLSLLWTIFFYGWFASEIYIAVTTRTLRRDGKVNDRGTMLLLWLVISGSITVGTWMRESSGPNVPFGLGSEQMLYWLKLASVVVLIAALVLRWTAVIMLGKAFSANVAIRSSQRVRTTGLYRWMRHPSYTGLLFCFVAVGLHTRNWIAFFIVVVPTTAALLYRIHVEEIALREHFGQEYTEYSKRTRRLIPGIY; encoded by the coding sequence ATGTCCCTCTCGCTGCTTTGGACTATCTTTTTTTACGGATGGTTTGCGTCGGAAATTTATATAGCTGTGACTACTCGCACGCTTCGTCGTGACGGGAAGGTGAATGACCGCGGCACGATGCTGCTGCTGTGGCTGGTGATCTCCGGATCGATCACTGTGGGCACATGGATGAGGGAATCGAGCGGACCGAATGTTCCTTTCGGATTGGGCTCGGAGCAGATGCTGTACTGGCTCAAGCTGGCCTCTGTGGTGGTGCTGATTGCCGCGCTTGTTCTGCGTTGGACAGCGGTAATCATGCTGGGCAAGGCTTTCAGCGCGAATGTGGCGATCCGTTCTTCGCAGAGAGTTCGCACGACGGGGCTTTATCGCTGGATGCGTCATCCCTCCTACACTGGCCTGCTCTTTTGTTTTGTGGCCGTGGGTCTGCACACGCGTAACTGGATCGCGTTTTTTATTGTGGTGGTTCCCACGACGGCTGCGCTTCTCTATCGGATTCATGTGGAAGAGATTGCGTTGCGCGAGCACTTTGGCCAGGAATATACCGAATACAGCAAGCGAACTCGCAGGCTGATTCCCGGCATCTATTGA
- a CDS encoding alpha-L-fucosidase — protein sequence MFVRRSYFGSVLSLCLIAGIPALAQAPAQKHYEPTIASLNTHPLPKWYDDAKLGIFIHWGLYSVPAWAPLQDPEHPADGVGSTPYAEWYYNSMRNPGSPTEKYHKEHYGADYNYYNFAPIFNKEVKKWNPDTMAAIFRDAGAKYVVLTSKHHEGFTLWPSKIPNPNQDHLQASRDIVGELTEAVQKTGLKMGLYYSGGYDWTFDRGPIQTNNDYEAVQPESNAYGKYADAQVEELIERYHPAVLWNDINWPKSGNAMKVEADYYNAVPDGVVDDRFGIQHYDFSSPEYSKLDHISEKKWEECRGVGLSFGWNRAEGDAQTMSSEAVIDLLVDIVSKNGNLLLDVGPQADGTIPEIQQIRLRALGAWLKQNGDAIYGTHPWTRANGTTNQVDAQGKEVELRFTQKDGHLYATLLGKPASSTVLLHNVTAAPGSAIALLGASEQVKWIQKGTDLQVELPAALPGSYAWVLQLQPAK from the coding sequence ATGTTTGTTCGTCGCTCGTATTTTGGAAGTGTTCTCTCACTCTGTCTTATCGCCGGGATTCCTGCGCTGGCGCAGGCACCTGCTCAGAAGCATTATGAACCGACGATCGCTTCGCTCAATACGCATCCGCTGCCGAAGTGGTATGACGATGCGAAGCTGGGCATCTTCATACATTGGGGACTGTATTCGGTTCCGGCCTGGGCGCCGCTTCAGGATCCGGAGCATCCTGCTGATGGGGTAGGCAGCACTCCGTATGCGGAGTGGTATTACAACTCGATGCGTAATCCTGGTTCGCCGACGGAGAAGTATCACAAGGAACATTATGGAGCGGACTATAACTACTATAACTTCGCGCCTATCTTCAACAAAGAAGTCAAGAAGTGGAATCCAGATACGATGGCGGCTATCTTCCGCGATGCGGGAGCTAAGTATGTTGTGCTGACCTCAAAGCATCATGAGGGTTTTACGCTGTGGCCGAGCAAGATTCCCAATCCCAACCAGGATCATCTGCAGGCTTCGCGGGATATCGTCGGCGAGCTTACGGAAGCTGTTCAGAAGACGGGCCTGAAGATGGGGCTGTATTACTCGGGTGGCTATGACTGGACCTTTGATCGTGGGCCTATTCAAACTAACAATGACTACGAGGCTGTGCAGCCAGAGAGTAATGCTTATGGCAAGTATGCAGACGCGCAGGTTGAAGAGCTGATTGAGCGCTATCATCCAGCGGTGTTATGGAATGACATCAATTGGCCCAAATCCGGGAATGCGATGAAGGTCGAGGCGGATTACTACAACGCTGTTCCGGATGGCGTTGTCGACGATCGTTTCGGTATTCAGCACTATGATTTTTCATCGCCGGAGTATTCAAAACTGGATCACATCAGCGAGAAGAAATGGGAAGAGTGCCGTGGCGTTGGGCTTTCGTTTGGATGGAACCGTGCGGAAGGCGATGCGCAGACCATGTCTTCTGAAGCGGTGATCGATCTGCTCGTGGACATCGTCAGCAAGAACGGCAATCTGCTACTGGATGTGGGTCCGCAGGCGGACGGCACGATTCCGGAGATTCAGCAGATACGGCTCCGCGCGTTGGGCGCATGGCTCAAGCAGAATGGGGATGCGATCTATGGGACGCATCCGTGGACTCGCGCCAATGGCACGACGAACCAGGTCGATGCACAGGGCAAGGAAGTCGAACTACGCTTTACGCAGAAGGACGGTCATCTGTATGCGACTCTGCTTGGCAAGCCTGCGTCTTCGACAGTGCTGTTGCATAACGTAACGGCTGCTCCCGGTTCGGCGATTGCCTTGCTTGGTGCGAGCGAACAGGTTAAGTGGATTCAGAAGGGAACTGACTTACAGGTGGAATTGCCCGCAGCTTTGCCGGGTAGTTATGCCTGGGTTCTTCAACTGCAACCTGCTAAATAA
- the aqpZ gene encoding aquaporin Z codes for MSLIKRSLAECFGTFWLVFGGCGSAVFAAAFPSLGIGFAGVALAFGLTVLTMAFAIGHISGCHLNPAVTAGLVAGKRFPASEAIQYIIAQVVGATAAAGVLYVIASGKAGFSLSGGFASNGYAEHSPGGYSLVACLVAEIVLTAFFLIVIMGSTDARAPKGFAPIAIGLCLTLIHLISIPITNTSVNPARSTGQALFVQGWALGQLWLFWVAPLIGGILGGLIYRGIFAVEE; via the coding sequence ATGTCTTTAATTAAACGCTCTTTAGCAGAGTGTTTTGGCACGTTTTGGCTCGTGTTCGGCGGCTGCGGAAGCGCAGTGTTCGCCGCGGCGTTTCCCAGTCTTGGCATTGGCTTTGCAGGTGTAGCTCTGGCCTTCGGACTTACTGTTCTGACCATGGCCTTTGCTATCGGACATATCTCCGGCTGCCATCTCAATCCAGCAGTTACCGCAGGTCTGGTAGCTGGCAAGCGCTTTCCCGCAAGCGAAGCGATTCAATACATCATCGCCCAGGTCGTGGGCGCAACCGCCGCTGCCGGCGTCCTCTATGTAATCGCCAGTGGCAAGGCAGGCTTCAGCCTCTCTGGCGGATTCGCATCGAACGGTTACGCAGAGCACTCTCCCGGTGGCTACTCACTCGTAGCCTGCCTTGTTGCCGAGATCGTGCTGACAGCGTTCTTCCTCATCGTGATCATGGGATCAACCGATGCCCGCGCGCCAAAGGGCTTCGCTCCGATAGCCATCGGCCTCTGCCTCACGCTGATTCATCTCATCAGCATTCCCATTACCAACACTTCAGTCAACCCCGCGCGCAGCACCGGCCAGGCTCTCTTTGTGCAGGGATGGGCGTTAGGTCAACTGTGGCTTTTCTGGGTAGCCCCACTCATCGGTGGCATTCTCGGTGGTCTAATCTATCGTGGCATCTTCGCCGTCGAAGAGTAG
- a CDS encoding TonB-dependent receptor: MRLRTCISLALLCLATAVPALATVFSSLHGIVHDPQHFPVKDAAITLRAADSDFQLKATTDAEGAFDLNLVPIGIYRIHIEAKGFADVDQPLTVLSGMHTILHFAVAVAGENTTVAVSGTPGTVDAVDSVTPTTLVSRKDIDQTPGASRTIGMQMVTDYVPGAYMSHDMLHIRGGHQTSWLLDGIAIPNTKIASNVGPQIDPKDIEQLQVDRGSYSSDIGDRTYGVFNVLPRNGFEHNRDAELLLSAGNFYTGESQLSFGDHTEKTAYYASLTGSRSNYGLETPVANVKHDSTNSESGFLSVIRNQTPKDQLRFSGQFRQDYFDIPYDPSDTDYEFTSGYYNSFGLRDAQTERDGFVIANWVRTINPKALIEVAPFYHFNQSNYDSLPTDSTVSTTWHQGSNYAGAQVDLRMDVGKRNSFSGGLYSFYQNENDLFGFVVNDGSAMSQPNTTGTQDAGLVEFYISDHLRVNKWITLLGGMRFSIFKGGLSESATYPRIGATVEVPRLHWVFRGFYGHFFQPAPLETVSSSVLNYASNLPSGENTFTPIPSERDEEHQFGVQIPYRGWILDITNVKNRVNNFLDHSNLGESNMYFPIAVDGALVRAWEMTLRSPQLAHLGQFHLAYSNQIAEQRGNIIGGFTCTIADDPACDLGFNYTPVDHDQRHTLNTGFTTQLPLHTWFSSNVYYGSGFSNGLAGANVGPYNGNYLPVHTTFDLSAGRAIGERWNLSASVLNVTNHRVLQDNSVTIGGFHFNDPRMISGQLKYRFHF; this comes from the coding sequence ATGCGTTTGCGTACCTGTATTTCTTTAGCTCTGCTCTGTCTTGCAACTGCGGTCCCGGCTTTGGCGACAGTCTTTTCTTCCCTGCACGGCATCGTTCATGATCCGCAACATTTTCCCGTAAAAGATGCAGCGATTACGTTGCGCGCTGCCGACTCCGATTTCCAACTCAAGGCGACTACCGATGCCGAAGGCGCATTCGATCTCAACCTCGTTCCTATCGGCATCTATCGCATTCACATCGAGGCCAAAGGATTTGCCGATGTTGACCAGCCACTCACTGTTCTCTCGGGAATGCACACCATACTCCACTTCGCCGTGGCCGTAGCTGGAGAAAATACCACGGTAGCAGTGAGTGGCACGCCCGGCACAGTCGACGCAGTAGATTCTGTGACACCCACCACTCTCGTCTCGCGCAAAGACATCGATCAAACCCCCGGCGCAAGCCGCACCATCGGCATGCAGATGGTGACGGACTACGTGCCCGGCGCATACATGAGCCATGACATGCTCCACATACGCGGAGGCCACCAGACAAGCTGGCTCCTCGACGGCATTGCCATTCCCAATACCAAGATCGCATCCAACGTCGGCCCGCAGATCGACCCCAAAGATATCGAGCAGTTACAAGTCGATCGTGGCAGTTATAGCTCCGACATCGGTGACCGTACCTACGGCGTCTTCAACGTCCTGCCGAGAAATGGCTTCGAGCATAATCGCGATGCGGAGTTACTGCTATCCGCCGGAAATTTCTACACCGGCGAATCACAGCTTTCCTTCGGCGATCACACCGAAAAGACCGCGTATTACGCCAGCCTGACCGGCTCCCGCTCTAACTACGGACTCGAAACACCGGTAGCAAACGTCAAGCATGACTCCACTAACTCCGAGAGCGGATTCTTGTCCGTCATTCGCAATCAAACTCCGAAAGATCAACTGCGATTCTCAGGCCAGTTTCGTCAGGATTATTTCGACATCCCGTACGATCCCAGTGATACCGATTACGAATTCACATCCGGCTACTACAACTCCTTTGGCCTGCGTGACGCACAGACCGAGCGCGATGGATTCGTCATTGCCAACTGGGTCCGCACCATCAACCCCAAAGCGCTTATCGAAGTAGCACCCTTCTATCACTTCAACCAGTCCAATTATGATTCACTGCCCACGGATTCGACCGTCTCCACCACGTGGCACCAAGGCTCAAACTACGCCGGTGCGCAGGTCGATCTACGCATGGATGTAGGCAAGAGAAACAGTTTCTCCGGCGGCCTCTACTCCTTCTATCAAAATGAAAACGACCTCTTCGGCTTCGTCGTCAACGATGGTTCAGCCATGTCGCAACCCAACACCACCGGCACACAAGATGCAGGCCTCGTCGAGTTCTATATCTCCGACCACCTGCGCGTAAACAAGTGGATCACGTTACTCGGCGGCATGCGCTTCTCCATCTTCAAAGGCGGCCTGAGCGAGAGCGCAACCTACCCGCGCATCGGCGCCACAGTTGAAGTCCCCAGGCTGCATTGGGTCTTTCGCGGCTTCTACGGGCACTTCTTCCAACCCGCGCCACTTGAGACCGTTTCATCCTCCGTACTCAACTACGCAAGCAATCTGCCAAGCGGAGAAAACACCTTCACCCCCATTCCCTCCGAACGCGATGAAGAGCACCAGTTTGGCGTTCAAATTCCATACAGAGGCTGGATCCTGGACATCACCAACGTAAAGAATCGCGTGAATAATTTCCTCGATCACTCCAACCTCGGCGAGTCCAACATGTACTTCCCTATCGCCGTCGATGGAGCTCTCGTTCGCGCGTGGGAAATGACGTTGCGGTCACCGCAACTGGCTCACCTCGGCCAGTTCCATCTCGCCTACTCCAACCAGATCGCGGAGCAGCGCGGCAACATCATCGGAGGTTTTACCTGCACCATTGCTGACGATCCAGCCTGCGACCTCGGCTTCAATTACACGCCCGTAGACCACGACCAGCGCCATACTCTGAACACAGGATTCACCACGCAATTGCCATTGCACACATGGTTCTCAAGCAACGTGTATTACGGTTCGGGATTCAGCAACGGCCTCGCCGGAGCGAATGTAGGTCCGTATAACGGAAATTATCTTCCCGTACACACCACCTTCGATCTCTCTGCCGGCCGCGCCATCGGCGAGCGATGGAACCTATCCGCAAGCGTCCTGAATGTTACCAATCACCGCGTACTGCAAGATAACTCCGTCACCATCGGCGGATTTCACTTTAACGATCCACGCATGATTTCAGGGCAACTCAAGTACCGCTTCCACTTCTAA
- a CDS encoding glycosyltransferase family 2 protein, which produces MPKYSIVVPFHNEEENVTVLYARLKSVMEQVGDSFELILVDDGSSDRTYKLLEEIAAVDSRVLVVKLRRNFGQTSALAAGFDNANGDFIIAMDGDLQHDPNEIPAFIEKLEEGYDVVSGWRKERIDNFVMRRIPSRCANWLMAKLSEVDIHDFGTTYKAYRREIIHNIPLYGEMHRFIPALAAWYGASICEIPIKNVNRERGKSHYGIGRTFRVFFDLLTIRFLLKHMSRPLHFFGGFGSLGIVAGMILSVFLGIAKLIHPHQNVMDEHGPLFVVAAVLIVAGIQMLAIGLLGELQVRHYHTNNHRAPYTIDRLVRLRAPEEPSLLSEN; this is translated from the coding sequence ATGCCGAAGTATTCCATAGTGGTTCCCTTCCATAACGAAGAAGAGAACGTAACCGTACTTTATGCCCGACTGAAATCCGTAATGGAACAGGTTGGAGACAGTTTTGAGCTGATTTTAGTTGACGATGGCTCGAGCGATCGCACATACAAGCTGCTGGAAGAGATTGCAGCGGTTGACAGCCGGGTGCTGGTGGTCAAACTGCGCCGCAATTTCGGTCAGACTTCGGCGCTGGCCGCTGGGTTCGACAATGCCAACGGCGATTTCATTATCGCTATGGATGGCGATTTGCAGCATGATCCCAACGAGATTCCTGCGTTTATCGAGAAGCTCGAAGAGGGTTACGACGTCGTATCGGGCTGGCGCAAGGAGCGGATTGACAACTTTGTCATGCGTCGCATTCCTTCGCGTTGCGCAAACTGGTTGATGGCGAAGCTTTCGGAAGTGGACATCCACGATTTTGGCACGACCTACAAGGCGTACCGGCGCGAGATTATTCACAACATTCCGCTGTACGGCGAGATGCATCGGTTCATTCCGGCGCTGGCTGCCTGGTATGGCGCTTCGATCTGCGAGATTCCGATCAAGAATGTGAACCGCGAGCGCGGCAAGAGCCACTACGGCATTGGCCGCACCTTCCGCGTCTTCTTCGATCTATTGACGATTCGTTTTCTGCTCAAGCACATGAGCCGTCCGCTGCACTTTTTTGGCGGTTTTGGATCGCTGGGCATTGTGGCTGGAATGATTCTGTCGGTCTTCTTGGGGATCGCCAAGCTTATCCATCCGCACCAGAATGTGATGGACGAGCATGGTCCGCTGTTTGTGGTGGCTGCGGTGTTGATTGTGGCTGGAATCCAGATGCTCGCAATTGGTCTGCTGGGCGAGTTACAGGTGCGCCACTATCACACGAACAATCATCGCGCCCCTTATACGATCGATCGGCTGGTCAGGCTGCGCGCTCCGGAAGAGCCTAGTCTGTTGTCTGAAAACTAA